One Pseudodesulfovibrio cashew DNA window includes the following coding sequences:
- a CDS encoding sensor histidine kinase: MRTSEIHVYERIYYEIAMSIGNSLDLGAMLREAVSIYLRRLNCLAGAVLQQETDEAGLVSFRSIYAIPKRMRPNSAVLEAIESVPKGLDSAGVDDYLASLPEQDKANGNRRYVMELPGFGVLLLIKSAPLEEAVLKSLAPLNVKFAGACISCLANERLQREIRERELAEEKYRSIFNNAVEGIFQTSMDGRLLHVNAAMARLLGYEKPEEVIERYDNIGEQVYANPEDRVRLINLLKRRGRASAFEVKLRRRDGAFRWGSFSARLVRGADGSPQYIEGMVDDVTAKHQAVDALREAKKEAERLSMLKSNFLSMVSHELRTPLTSILGFAKLARKALEEIMTDSKAATPEALRRLERIAGNNQVIVTEGERLTELINNVLDLAKLEAGRFEWDMEEVPLEEILRHSLAATEVLFDRAGLSLAFELPDQGLPMVQGDRDRLVQVVINLLSNAAKFTKEGTVTLSAFPEEGRVVVKVADTGIGVPEEERDVIFDKFRQLGNTLTDKPKGSGLGLPISKEIVEHHHGTLWHEPNAEGGSVFAFTLPVMD, from the coding sequence GTGAGGACTTCCGAGATCCATGTTTACGAGCGCATCTACTATGAGATCGCCATGTCCATCGGCAACAGCCTGGACCTCGGGGCCATGCTCAGGGAGGCGGTTTCCATCTACCTGAGGCGGCTGAACTGCCTTGCCGGGGCGGTGCTGCAGCAGGAAACGGATGAGGCCGGGCTTGTTTCGTTCAGGAGCATCTATGCCATCCCCAAGCGCATGAGGCCCAACAGCGCCGTGCTGGAAGCCATCGAGAGCGTGCCCAAAGGGTTGGACTCCGCAGGAGTTGACGACTACCTGGCGTCCCTGCCGGAACAGGACAAGGCGAACGGGAATCGCCGCTACGTGATGGAGTTGCCCGGATTCGGAGTGTTGCTGTTGATCAAGAGCGCACCGCTGGAAGAGGCCGTCCTCAAATCCCTCGCGCCGCTTAATGTCAAATTTGCCGGGGCGTGTATCTCCTGCCTTGCCAATGAACGGCTGCAGCGTGAGATTCGGGAGCGTGAGTTGGCGGAGGAAAAGTACCGCTCCATCTTCAACAACGCGGTGGAAGGCATATTCCAGACCTCCATGGACGGCCGCCTGCTGCATGTCAATGCTGCCATGGCCCGGTTGCTCGGATATGAAAAACCGGAAGAAGTCATAGAGCGGTATGACAACATCGGCGAGCAGGTCTATGCCAATCCGGAAGACCGGGTCAGGCTCATCAACCTGTTGAAGCGAAGGGGGCGAGCGTCGGCCTTCGAGGTCAAGCTGCGCCGCCGTGACGGTGCTTTTCGCTGGGGTTCGTTCTCCGCCCGGTTGGTTCGCGGCGCGGATGGCTCCCCCCAGTATATCGAGGGCATGGTGGACGACGTGACCGCCAAGCATCAGGCGGTGGATGCATTGCGCGAGGCCAAGAAGGAGGCCGAGCGCCTCAGCATGCTGAAATCCAACTTTCTCTCCATGGTGTCGCATGAGCTGCGCACGCCCCTGACCTCCATCCTCGGCTTTGCCAAGCTCGCGCGCAAGGCGTTGGAAGAGATCATGACGGACAGCAAAGCCGCCACCCCGGAAGCGCTTCGGCGGCTGGAACGCATCGCCGGCAACAACCAGGTCATCGTGACCGAGGGCGAGCGGCTGACCGAACTGATCAACAATGTTCTTGATCTGGCCAAACTGGAGGCCGGGCGGTTCGAGTGGGACATGGAGGAGGTCCCGTTGGAGGAAATTCTCCGCCATTCCCTGGCCGCCACCGAGGTCCTCTTTGACAGGGCCGGGCTTTCGCTGGCCTTCGAATTGCCGGATCAGGGGCTGCCCATGGTGCAGGGAGACCGGGACCGGCTCGTCCAGGTTGTCATCAACCTGCTCTCCAATGCGGCCAAGTTCACGAAGGAGGGAACGGTGACCCTCAGCGCTTTCCCCGAAGAGGGCAGGGTGGTGGTCAAAGTAGCCGACACCGGCATCGGAGTGCCCGAGGAGGAGAGGGACGTCATCTTCGACAAGTTCCGCCAACTGGGCAACACTCTGACCGACAAGCCCAAAGGCTCCGGGTTGGGGCTGCCCATCAGCAAGGAGATCGTGGAACACCACCACGGCACTCTCTGGCATGAGCCGAATGCGGAGGGCGGCAGCGTCTTCGCCTTTACCCTCCCGGTCATGGATTAG
- a CDS encoding response regulator, whose product MAADTRRIRVLAVDHDENMLTRYRDVLCFEGEEAAELEALFNDDLHLPSQEDILAEASNPIYEVACLSDPEDALTAVSQASKQDNPFAIALIDVHLNDEARGMAGVDLASAIRDLDEKIEIVLLSSQVSVPLKEINKRVLPTEKLLYVQKPFQSAELKQIAASLCSKRDLETRLHELNQTLATKVEARTAELNAANRRLRLDISKRAAVLRELQASEQRYRMLFEKDITGNFASDGDGLILDCNVAFAELFGFNSPQDVHGANIFELWDAMGAPEPLAELLRGQDRVTNKEVTLRRGGLDQHLLANFDTVRGESGALAEVRGYIFDMSEPKRLEEQLRQSQKMEALGTLAGGIAHDFNNILGVILGYAEIIESSAEPDSGLERRVREISRAGKRARDLVNQILNFSRQGPQERHPLTLAPLIKEALKLLRSSVPTNVEIISRIETDQDNVLADPTQVHQIMLNLCGNASHAMREKGGTLTVTLADVKAGDPVVPPADLGQPERFVRLTVADTGGGIAPEVVERIFDPFFTTKKQGEGTGMGLAMVHGIVKRHDGHLELVNEPGTGAAFHVFLPKTAMVERPVAESAAAELVFLQGRILFVDDEKPLTDIGREMLESFGFEVVTRTSSVEALEMFKHRARDFDLVITDQTMPNMTGLELAREILQIRPGMPIILCTGFSDAVSYDRLRDIGIGDFIMKPILKHDLIRSISRQLAGE is encoded by the coding sequence GTGGCAGCAGACACCCGCCGCATTCGCGTACTCGCCGTGGATCACGACGAGAATATGCTCACCCGGTATCGGGACGTGCTCTGCTTCGAGGGAGAGGAAGCCGCAGAGTTGGAAGCCCTTTTCAACGACGACCTGCACCTCCCTTCCCAGGAGGATATCCTGGCCGAAGCGAGCAACCCGATCTATGAAGTGGCCTGCCTGTCGGACCCGGAAGACGCGCTCACGGCGGTCAGCCAAGCCTCAAAACAGGATAACCCCTTCGCTATCGCGCTCATCGACGTCCACCTCAACGACGAGGCGCGGGGCATGGCGGGGGTGGATCTGGCTTCCGCCATCCGGGACCTCGATGAAAAAATCGAGATCGTCCTGCTCTCCTCCCAGGTCAGTGTCCCCCTCAAGGAGATCAACAAGCGCGTACTCCCCACCGAGAAGCTGCTCTACGTACAGAAACCCTTCCAGTCCGCCGAACTCAAGCAGATCGCTGCCTCGCTGTGTTCCAAGCGGGACCTGGAAACGCGCCTGCATGAACTCAACCAGACCCTGGCCACCAAGGTGGAAGCGCGTACGGCGGAACTGAACGCGGCCAACCGCCGCCTCCGTCTCGACATTTCCAAGCGCGCGGCCGTGCTTAGGGAGCTCCAGGCCAGCGAGCAGCGCTACCGCATGCTCTTCGAGAAGGACATCACCGGCAACTTCGCCTCGGACGGCGACGGGCTCATCCTGGACTGCAACGTGGCCTTTGCCGAGCTGTTCGGCTTCAACTCCCCCCAGGACGTGCACGGCGCAAACATCTTCGAACTCTGGGACGCCATGGGCGCGCCCGAGCCCCTGGCCGAACTCCTGCGCGGGCAGGACCGGGTGACCAACAAGGAGGTCACCCTCAGGCGCGGCGGCCTGGACCAGCATCTGCTGGCCAACTTCGACACCGTGCGCGGCGAGTCCGGCGCACTGGCCGAGGTTCGCGGCTACATCTTCGACATGTCTGAGCCCAAAAGGCTGGAGGAACAGCTCCGCCAGTCGCAAAAGATGGAGGCCCTCGGCACCCTTGCGGGCGGCATCGCCCACGACTTCAACAACATCCTCGGCGTCATCCTCGGCTATGCCGAGATCATCGAGAGCAGCGCCGAGCCGGACTCCGGCCTGGAGCGACGGGTGCGGGAGATTTCCCGCGCGGGCAAGCGCGCCCGCGATCTGGTCAACCAGATCCTCAATTTCTCGCGCCAGGGACCGCAGGAACGCCACCCTCTGACCCTGGCCCCACTGATCAAGGAAGCCCTCAAGCTGCTCCGCTCCAGCGTGCCCACCAACGTGGAGATCATCTCGCGAATCGAGACCGACCAGGACAACGTGCTGGCCGACCCCACCCAGGTCCACCAGATCATGCTCAATCTCTGCGGCAACGCCTCCCACGCCATGCGCGAAAAGGGCGGGACCCTGACCGTCACCCTGGCCGACGTAAAGGCCGGAGACCCGGTGGTGCCTCCCGCGGACCTGGGGCAGCCGGAGCGGTTCGTGCGCCTCACGGTGGCGGATACGGGCGGCGGCATCGCCCCCGAGGTGGTGGAACGCATCTTCGATCCCTTCTTCACCACCAAGAAACAGGGCGAGGGCACAGGCATGGGGCTGGCCATGGTCCACGGCATCGTCAAACGGCACGACGGCCACCTGGAACTGGTCAACGAACCGGGCACGGGAGCGGCCTTCCATGTCTTCCTGCCCAAGACCGCCATGGTCGAACGTCCGGTGGCCGAATCCGCAGCGGCGGAACTCGTCTTCCTCCAGGGCCGCATCCTGTTCGTGGACGACGAAAAGCCGCTCACCGACATCGGGCGCGAGATGCTCGAATCCTTCGGCTTCGAGGTGGTCACCCGAACCTCCTCGGTGGAGGCCCTGGAAATGTTCAAGCACCGCGCCCGGGACTTCGACCTGGTCATCACCGACCAGACCATGCCCAACATGACCGGCCTTGAGTTGGCCAGGGAAATCCTGCAGATCCGCCCCGGCATGCCCATCATCCTGTGCACGGGCTTTTCGGACGCCGTGTCATACGACCGGCTGCGCGACATCGGCATCGGCGATTTCATCATGAAGCCGATCCTCAAGCACGACCTGATTCGTTCGATCTCCCGCCAGCTGGCCGGAGAGTAG
- a CDS encoding PAS domain-containing sensor histidine kinase → MAGKERMYHRTRTYASAIAASLALLGRGVPALAAAPDAGMTEFIGRWSPAIIPVSVAGLLFVIVLLYLNRRLKLGYEQQTRELNNSRDTLRKVVDLMPNLLYVKDRSGRFLLLNRSMAESLGSGVEDLTGVRHADVHPDDEQIRRMEADDLAVMDTGLPSANMEEPYLHADGTTHWLQTTRLPFRPANAEELAVLVLSVDITARRAAGAALKASEERFRAIFNQTYQFSATLTLEGEVIQINTTALDAFRQKADDVVGKPLTLARWWWDGTVKDWLNDAVQRAAEGETVRREVKNTLHEGTVIDVDFTLKPARNDEGEIIFLIAEGRDISQLKKSQQALKKLNEELEQRVADRTRNLEEAKEELEASLEELRRTQKELIMAEKLAALGSLVAGVAHEINTPLGVGVTAGSYLRDRLAVLESKLASGELKRSELENFIENGLESAGSILTNLERAAELISSFKQVAADQSSEIPRNFELRSYVGEVLISLKPEYKRTGHRIENNAPEVELYSYPGAFMQIITNLLVNALLHAYGEDESGTISIGGEIEGDSLVFTFEDDGCGIPSENIDKIFEPFYTTRRGTGGTGLGLHIVFNTVTSTLHGTIHVDSEVGRGTRFTITMPLQRAGTEEEA, encoded by the coding sequence ATGGCTGGGAAGGAACGAATGTACCATCGCACCAGAACGTACGCATCGGCCATCGCGGCCTCCCTGGCCCTGCTGGGCCGGGGCGTTCCTGCGTTGGCCGCGGCTCCCGATGCCGGGATGACCGAATTCATCGGGCGATGGAGTCCGGCCATCATCCCGGTCTCCGTGGCGGGACTCCTGTTCGTGATCGTACTCCTCTACCTCAACCGCCGCCTGAAGCTCGGCTACGAGCAGCAGACCCGCGAACTGAACAACAGCCGGGACACCCTGCGCAAGGTCGTCGACCTGATGCCCAACCTGCTCTACGTCAAGGACCGCAGCGGCAGGTTCCTGCTCCTCAACCGCTCCATGGCCGAGTCCCTGGGCTCCGGCGTGGAAGATCTCACCGGCGTGCGCCACGCCGATGTCCATCCTGACGACGAGCAGATCCGGCGCATGGAGGCCGACGACCTGGCCGTCATGGACACGGGCCTGCCGTCCGCGAATATGGAGGAGCCGTACCTTCACGCTGACGGAACCACCCACTGGCTCCAGACCACGCGCCTGCCGTTTCGTCCGGCCAACGCGGAAGAGCTGGCCGTCCTGGTGCTCTCGGTGGACATCACCGCCCGCAGGGCCGCAGGGGCCGCGCTCAAGGCCAGCGAGGAACGATTCCGGGCCATCTTCAACCAGACGTATCAATTCTCGGCCACCCTGACGCTGGAAGGCGAGGTCATTCAGATCAACACCACCGCTCTGGACGCCTTCCGGCAAAAAGCCGACGACGTCGTGGGCAAGCCCCTGACCCTCGCCCGATGGTGGTGGGACGGGACCGTGAAAGACTGGCTCAATGACGCGGTGCAGCGGGCCGCCGAAGGGGAGACCGTCCGCAGAGAGGTCAAGAACACCCTGCACGAAGGCACTGTCATCGACGTGGACTTCACCCTGAAGCCCGCCCGAAACGACGAGGGCGAGATCATCTTCCTCATTGCCGAAGGGCGAGATATCTCCCAGCTCAAGAAGTCCCAGCAGGCGCTCAAAAAGCTCAACGAGGAATTGGAGCAACGTGTGGCCGATCGGACCAGAAACCTGGAAGAGGCCAAGGAAGAGCTCGAGGCTTCGCTGGAAGAGCTGCGCAGGACGCAGAAAGAACTGATCATGGCGGAAAAGCTTGCGGCTCTGGGCAGCCTTGTGGCGGGCGTGGCCCATGAGATCAACACGCCGCTGGGCGTCGGCGTCACCGCTGGCTCCTACCTCCGGGATCGTCTCGCGGTCCTGGAGTCGAAGCTGGCGTCAGGAGAACTCAAACGGTCCGAACTGGAAAATTTCATCGAAAACGGGCTGGAGTCCGCAGGAAGCATCCTGACCAATCTCGAACGCGCCGCCGAACTGATCAGCAGCTTCAAGCAGGTGGCCGCTGACCAGTCCTCGGAGATCCCTCGGAATTTCGAACTCAGGTCCTACGTGGGGGAAGTGCTCATCAGCCTCAAGCCCGAGTACAAGCGGACCGGCCATCGCATAGAGAACAACGCGCCGGAGGTGGAGCTATACAGCTACCCGGGCGCGTTCATGCAGATCATCACCAACCTGCTGGTCAACGCCCTGCTCCATGCCTACGGCGAGGACGAGAGCGGCACGATCAGCATCGGCGGCGAGATCGAGGGCGATAGCCTGGTCTTCACCTTCGAGGACGACGGGTGCGGCATCCCGTCTGAGAACATCGACAAGATATTCGAGCCTTTCTATACGACGAGACGGGGGACGGGAGGCACGGGCCTGGGCCTGCACATCGTCTTCAACACCGTGACCAGCACCCTGCACGGCACCATTCACGTGGATAGCGAGGTGGGCCGGGGCACCAGGTTCACCATTACCATGCCCCTGCAGCGGGCCGGAACCGAAGAAGAAGCCTGA
- a CDS encoding DUF748 domain-containing protein, with the protein MLAFLDKIPYGTPRLRRVLFWALTLFTAYVLIGFFVLPPVVRTVIIDQATKGLNRETTLERVAFNPLTMRFELQGLRVAKLEGEGALVSIGSLSAAPGIATLWKFAPVVSYLHLRDLTVDVTFFGGGKYSISDLIGAQRKPEDESPEANETVFPFALYGFEMTNATIIFDDKPHKKRHVISNLNLLVPFTSSFLDLRKEFTQPKFTAVVNGDPVELKGRTLPFDDTLRTEFELGAVDVDLHQYWSYLPVKSPLQLVSGKFTSDITLLFERPDATRMRLFLGGGGTLTNLELSAPVDGKVLALNKLDFEMEKYSLGDNELALKSIRLDKPYCKVIRRGDGDINWTDYFPAESPGTVANNATAKTTTEKDTSLRLDIRSLEVAGGSVDWQDLTVPGGFSRAFGDIAFKGKDLSTAKDVVSSFNLSLGRKGRVSAQGTATLSPVKADVSVKAEGFSLPDYKAYLAQALPLRVDSGVAGATAKLTVSDNDGVFNLAADNATLSLSGLALSKPDAEKPSLGLKALSVTGANFDLAAGNVLVDRIELTGPSVEVVREKSGDLDLARLFAKESEPVREEQTAAEEEARQWTATVNTVRVTDGEATFRDRALKNPAKLTLNGLQATLSNLTTRQGATMRYDMSTRWGGKGEISAAGSLGLDEFGTTGRLRLKDVGLNPFDPYLGESTELLFSKGSASADLKYEYSGTRTNKYTVTGGAGLRSVALRDDSGDGEFAGFDAFTLTGVRFENEPNRLDIQSIDLDGPRAAVDFDKDGRLNIRRAFRIPEPPPVPEERESNGKGKPKQKAETPAKTAGDAPQTPAQPAEPPFFDSVKIAKVTMKNGHVTYRDASVEPVYSTVISDMTLGLVDVSQAPEARPKMEFSAKIGPTPMSVTGVLNPVITPMYSNLTVAVNGLEMVPLSPYTLKYMAYPVEKGRLYADVTFKTDNWELDASNKFFIEQLVLGPKDKRPDAPNVPVKFGLSLLQDGNGDMELNLPIRGRLDDPDFRIGGIVFKAIVSLFVKALASPFSLIGSIFGGGGENMDFVVFQPGRATLDQSGMQKLETVTKALEERQKLKLEVDGVVDPAADKAGLITAFFEAKLRQQKYESLPRKERSQTSADAMRIAPEEYEEFLYEAYAAEPDPEGIKSTTLFVTDRQPVDVMEKFIIDRIQVTQEDLNELARQRASAVKEFILARDPNLTERVYLLDRQKDAKGKTGVPKHRADLGIK; encoded by the coding sequence ATGCTGGCTTTTCTCGACAAAATTCCATACGGCACCCCCCGGCTCAGGCGGGTCCTCTTCTGGGCGTTGACCCTGTTCACGGCCTATGTCCTCATCGGCTTCTTCGTCCTCCCTCCGGTGGTCAGGACCGTAATCATCGACCAGGCCACCAAAGGCCTCAATAGAGAGACGACCCTGGAGAGGGTGGCCTTCAACCCGCTGACCATGCGTTTCGAGCTGCAAGGACTGCGCGTGGCCAAACTCGAAGGCGAAGGCGCGCTCGTGTCCATAGGCTCCCTGTCCGCGGCACCGGGCATCGCCACCCTCTGGAAGTTCGCCCCGGTGGTCTCCTACCTCCATCTGCGCGACCTGACCGTGGACGTCACCTTCTTTGGTGGAGGAAAGTATTCCATCTCCGACCTGATCGGCGCGCAACGCAAACCGGAAGACGAGTCCCCCGAGGCAAACGAAACGGTATTCCCCTTTGCCCTGTACGGCTTCGAGATGACCAATGCGACGATCATCTTCGACGACAAGCCGCATAAAAAACGGCACGTCATCTCCAATCTCAACCTGCTGGTGCCCTTCACCTCAAGCTTTCTGGACCTGCGCAAGGAGTTCACCCAGCCCAAGTTCACGGCCGTGGTCAACGGCGACCCCGTGGAACTCAAGGGGCGCACCCTGCCCTTTGACGATACCCTGCGCACCGAGTTCGAGCTGGGCGCCGTGGATGTCGACCTGCATCAATACTGGAGCTACCTGCCCGTCAAGTCTCCCCTGCAGCTGGTCAGCGGCAAGTTCACCTCGGACATCACTCTCCTCTTCGAGCGACCGGACGCCACCCGCATGCGTCTGTTCCTGGGCGGCGGCGGAACCCTCACCAACCTGGAACTCTCCGCGCCTGTGGACGGAAAGGTCCTTGCCCTGAACAAGCTCGACTTCGAGATGGAGAAGTATTCCCTGGGCGACAACGAGCTGGCGCTCAAAAGCATCCGCCTGGACAAGCCATACTGCAAGGTCATCCGGCGCGGGGACGGCGACATCAACTGGACGGACTATTTTCCCGCCGAATCCCCCGGCACCGTTGCGAACAACGCCACGGCCAAAACCACGACCGAAAAGGACACCTCCCTGCGCCTGGACATCCGCTCCCTGGAAGTGGCGGGCGGCAGCGTGGACTGGCAGGACCTGACCGTGCCTGGAGGATTCTCCCGCGCCTTCGGCGACATAGCTTTCAAGGGCAAAGACCTGTCAACGGCCAAGGATGTGGTCAGCTCCTTCAACCTGAGCCTGGGGCGCAAGGGACGCGTCTCGGCTCAGGGGACGGCGACCCTGAGCCCGGTAAAAGCCGATGTTTCGGTCAAGGCCGAAGGGTTCAGCCTGCCGGACTACAAGGCCTATCTTGCCCAGGCCCTCCCCCTGCGCGTGGACTCCGGCGTGGCCGGGGCTACGGCCAAGCTCACGGTCAGCGACAACGACGGCGTCTTCAATCTGGCCGCCGACAACGCCACCCTCTCCCTGAGCGGGCTGGCCCTGTCCAAGCCGGACGCGGAGAAACCGAGTCTCGGCCTGAAGGCCCTGTCCGTGACCGGCGCCAACTTCGACCTCGCGGCAGGCAACGTGCTTGTGGACCGAATAGAGTTGACCGGTCCTTCGGTCGAAGTCGTCCGGGAGAAGTCGGGCGACCTCGATCTGGCGCGGCTCTTTGCCAAGGAGAGCGAGCCCGTGCGAGAGGAACAGACCGCCGCCGAAGAAGAGGCCAGGCAATGGACCGCCACGGTCAACACCGTGCGCGTGACCGATGGCGAAGCCACCTTCCGCGACCGTGCACTGAAGAATCCGGCGAAGCTGACCCTGAACGGTCTGCAGGCCACCTTGAGCAACCTGACCACCCGCCAGGGCGCGACCATGCGCTACGACATGAGCACACGATGGGGCGGAAAAGGAGAGATTTCAGCCGCTGGCAGCCTCGGTCTTGATGAATTCGGCACCACCGGCCGACTCCGCCTCAAGGACGTGGGGCTGAACCCGTTCGACCCCTACCTGGGCGAGTCCACGGAACTGCTCTTTTCCAAGGGCAGCGCCTCGGCCGACCTGAAGTATGAGTACTCCGGCACCCGCACCAACAAGTACACGGTGACGGGAGGGGCGGGCCTTCGCAGCGTGGCGCTCCGCGACGACAGCGGCGACGGCGAATTCGCGGGCTTCGACGCCTTCACGCTCACGGGCGTTCGTTTCGAAAACGAGCCCAACCGGCTGGACATCCAGTCCATCGACCTGGACGGCCCACGCGCCGCAGTGGATTTCGACAAGGACGGACGGCTGAATATCCGCCGCGCCTTCCGCATCCCCGAACCGCCGCCGGTGCCCGAAGAAAGGGAATCCAACGGCAAGGGGAAGCCTAAGCAAAAAGCCGAGACCCCGGCCAAAACCGCAGGAGACGCGCCCCAGACGCCTGCCCAACCTGCCGAGCCCCCCTTCTTCGATTCCGTGAAGATCGCCAAGGTGACCATGAAGAACGGGCACGTCACCTACCGCGACGCCTCGGTGGAGCCGGTCTATTCCACGGTCATCAGCGACATGACGCTGGGGCTGGTGGATGTTTCCCAGGCCCCGGAGGCGCGGCCCAAGATGGAGTTCAGCGCCAAGATCGGGCCCACGCCCATGTCGGTGACAGGCGTGCTCAACCCGGTCATCACCCCCATGTACTCCAACCTGACCGTGGCCGTGAACGGCCTGGAGATGGTGCCGCTCTCGCCCTACACCCTGAAATACATGGCCTACCCCGTGGAGAAGGGGCGGCTTTATGCAGACGTTACCTTCAAGACCGATAACTGGGAGCTGGACGCCAGCAACAAGTTCTTCATCGAGCAACTGGTCCTCGGGCCCAAGGACAAGCGACCCGACGCACCCAACGTGCCGGTCAAGTTCGGGCTGTCCCTGCTCCAGGACGGCAACGGCGACATGGAGCTGAACCTGCCCATCCGGGGCAGGCTGGACGACCCGGACTTCCGCATCGGCGGCATCGTGTTCAAGGCCATCGTCTCCCTGTTCGTCAAGGCCCTGGCCTCGCCCTTCAGCCTGATCGGCTCCATCTTCGGCGGCGGGGGCGAGAACATGGACTTCGTGGTCTTCCAGCCTGGCCGTGCCACATTGGATCAGTCGGGCATGCAGAAACTGGAGACCGTGACCAAGGCGCTCGAGGAGCGGCAGAAGCTCAAGCTGGAAGTGGACGGCGTGGTCGATCCGGCAGCGGACAAGGCCGGCCTGATCACGGCCTTCTTCGAGGCCAAGCTCAGGCAGCAGAAATACGAATCCCTGCCTCGCAAGGAGCGAAGCCAGACCTCGGCGGACGCCATGCGTATCGCGCCTGAAGAATACGAGGAATTCCTTTACGAGGCATACGCCGCCGAGCCCGATCCCGAAGGGATCAAGTCCACTACCCTGTTCGTCACCGACAGGCAGCCGGTGGACGTCATGGAGAAGTTCATCATCGACCGGATCCAAGTGACCCAGGAAGACCTCAACGAACTGGCCAGACAGCGGGCCAGCGCGGTCAAGGAGTTCATCCTCGCGCGCGATCCCAACCTGACCGAACGGGTTTATCTCCTCGACCGGCAGAAGGACGCCAAGGGCAAGACCGGCGTGCCCAAGCACCGGGCCGACCTGGGGATCAAATAA
- a CDS encoding FIST signal transduction protein, translated as MRVFIDREGTLAGLRQAMDSALENGAGSLLIFSCDGNGYESECLDPLLRSTPVPLSGGIFPRVLGDGLLMEKGNVVVAMDEHPETYVVRDMNSPAVDFEDVLDRMVAEETDARTVLVFVDGLSSRIGAFVDALYSIFGLEVNYIGGGAGSLSFRRTPCVFTNEGVLRDAAVLGAYHMESGVGVSHGWEYVKGPFKVTESEGNLIKSLDWRPAFEVYREVVEAHSGKRFMLEPFFDIAQSYPFGIAKMGAERVVRDPMGLDGEEALVCIGDIPEGAYVDILHGSPENLIQAAGSSLRMAKENFPPDARPRLGFFIDCISRALFLDDEYRLELEAMTEQGMESVGICSMGELANSGQDYLEFYNMTAVVALLEGR; from the coding sequence ATGCGAGTATTCATTGACAGGGAAGGGACCCTCGCAGGATTGCGGCAGGCCATGGACAGCGCTCTTGAAAATGGGGCGGGCAGCCTGCTTATCTTTTCGTGCGATGGCAACGGCTATGAGTCGGAATGTCTCGATCCACTTCTGCGCAGCACTCCGGTGCCGCTGTCCGGCGGCATATTCCCCAGGGTTTTGGGCGATGGTCTTTTGATGGAAAAGGGCAACGTCGTCGTTGCCATGGATGAACACCCCGAAACCTATGTCGTTCGTGACATGAACTCTCCCGCTGTCGACTTTGAGGATGTGCTTGACCGCATGGTCGCCGAAGAGACGGATGCGCGGACCGTGCTCGTCTTTGTGGATGGGCTGTCCAGCCGTATCGGGGCCTTTGTCGACGCACTCTATTCCATTTTCGGCCTGGAGGTGAATTACATTGGCGGCGGGGCTGGTTCACTCAGTTTTCGGCGGACCCCCTGCGTGTTCACCAACGAAGGAGTGCTCAGGGACGCGGCCGTGCTGGGCGCGTATCATATGGAGAGCGGGGTGGGCGTCAGTCATGGCTGGGAGTACGTCAAGGGCCCGTTCAAGGTTACCGAGTCCGAGGGGAACCTTATCAAATCGTTGGATTGGCGGCCCGCGTTCGAGGTTTACCGGGAGGTGGTCGAAGCCCATTCCGGCAAGCGGTTCATGCTTGAGCCTTTTTTCGACATCGCCCAGTCCTACCCCTTCGGCATCGCCAAGATGGGGGCCGAGCGCGTGGTCCGGGACCCCATGGGGCTTGATGGAGAGGAAGCGCTCGTGTGCATCGGGGATATCCCGGAGGGCGCATATGTCGACATCCTCCACGGCAGCCCGGAAAATCTGATCCAGGCCGCCGGATCGTCCCTGCGCATGGCAAAGGAAAATTTTCCGCCCGACGCCCGGCCTAGGCTGGGGTTTTTCATCGACTGCATCTCGCGGGCATTGTTTCTGGATGACGAGTACAGGCTGGAGCTGGAGGCCATGACTGAGCAGGGAATGGAGTCCGTGGGGATCTGCTCCATGGGCGAGTTGGCCAACAGCGGACAGGACTATCTGGAATTCTACAACATGACGGCCGTGGTCGCCTTGCTGGAGGGTCGGTGA